DNA from Nymphaea colorata isolate Beijing-Zhang1983 chromosome 4, ASM883128v2, whole genome shotgun sequence:
GAAAGTTTAGGTGCCTATATCTTTTCAGGAAAAGCCTACTTAGTTGGAAACTCATGGAGGATACTGCCCTTTCCAGATAACAGGCGCAAGATTTCGTGTCAAATCCATAACTAAGGGATGGGATTCATTGACACCTGATATTCCAATGCACATGCACTCATGCAGTAATCAAGCTATAACTAAATAGTCTGGAACTGGCAAAATTGCTAAATCATATTTCACTTTAAGTGAAGGTAAGAGCACCGAACAATGAAGGTGAGATTGCCCAATGCAACACAAGCAAATTTCAATATTGAGCACCACTGCCACTTGACCATCCTATGTGCTCTTCATCGCATGGATTGTTCTGTTACATTTCACTTTTTCTGCCTTTATCTATTGTTGTAGCGGTAAGTTGTTAAACAGAAAATGTGCCATACGCCTGATACTCGAGGCCATGAGGGTTCACTGCATTTCACCTAATGTCTCTTGATCTCTTCTTAACCAAtgttacaaagaaaaaatgtatgGACCTGATAAACAAGTTGAGAAGTCCAGATCATGGACATCAGGTACTTCAATTCATCTGCTTCAACAAGTCTAAAATGTGATCATAAAGGAccagagagaaatgaaaagacatatttgcagaaaaaaagaattaagcGAAGGTATGACCCACTTGCATTGCAACGTCACTTATAAACTTCAGCTTTGAGCTACATCTCTCCCGGTTCTCACCTTTCTATTTGCTTTCCAGTTTACTTCAGAGCAGAACTTAAAAGCAATTTGTCCACAAGTTGGAGTATTCCATAATTCCTAATTCTTTGAGCAGATATGTTTAAAGACTGCATGATGGTAACAATTTTTCATGCCTTCTTGTTCTTGCCATCTTTTTTTATTCACATCCATTTTACTAATTTGTACTCTTTACTCATTTTAAGACAGGCTGAGTACTCAATTAAGTCATACCTCAAATTCCAATAATAAGACAACTATAGACTTACAGGCTACAGCAAAGAGATCAGGAAAAAACATCTGACATCTTGCCACTCAAAATCATGTGTAGACACTAAATTCAACTATACAAGTTCCAAACCTAtcataaccaaaaaaaaaatgaaaagaatacaTAACACTGTTTCAAGCTTACTTCATCAATTCAAACTCTCCATCGGGTGGAACAAAGCTGACTGTCTTCTCTGCATTGAACCTTGTCAAATTCACACATTGATGGAATGTGACATCATCAAGCTCAATTGTCTTCCcactgaaaaagaaagacaacgCCTAAAGTCAGATTTACATaagtttttaaataaatatcgcTAGCATTCAGgtttataaattgaaaaataacaGCTATTTTGACATGATAACAGCATACAAGCATTGTGAAATGGCCACAAAATATTGGAAGTTAGAGAACCTGAAAATATCGAACTGACATTGGTTCAACAAATTCAACAGAAAAGCCCAACAGATCACTATTCATGCGattaaaaaactaaacaaatttttttcaaaatatattgaCTTAGTGCTTCTGTCaacttaattttgtttttgtaatcTTATCTCATACACAATTTCTTTTAAGGACCTTTACGCCTTTGCTTCATTTTGTTTACAAATCATCTTGCATTGTTAAGTCTGTTTGGCATTAAATGACAGTACCATTTTACTTGAGCTTCTATTTACTTATTTGacctttatttctttctttttccttttaattcctTCAACTTAGTAGAAATTCAGTGTAAAAAGGAACAGCAACTGTGAGTAAAATTGATGCTTAGTATGCTACACATAAATCATAGTATCATATATTTACCAAAAATAGCATAACTTGAAATGGCAACAAGTGATCCATCTTCAAActatcaaaaagaaaacttttcatTATTACCTTTTTGCAGGACGAGATTTCAGCTGAGATTCCTTTTCCAGACCAATTTTATCATTCAACCCCAACTTTAAGTCAGGCATGCCAGAGAGGAAGCACTTCATGAGGATCTTTCCCGTCACGTCACAACGCAAAACAATACCTgcattttagaaaatgtttAAATGTAATAAAAGAAAGTGGTAAAAGAAATATTATCATAAGCACAACCGACAAAGCAACATGTACCTTTTGAAGACATCAAAAGATTCACACTCTCTACAATGTCGAGAAAAACCTGCCATACATACAGCTTGAGATTTTTATGCCGAAACACACATTATGATGGTCTGAATCCTTGCAAATAAAACAAGTTATTAATACCTCATTCTTTTTGTAAACAAGACCTTCACGGCGCCAGCCAACCGCACCTGTAACTTGCAAAGTTGCATTGGGCACTGGCTTATCTGTTGGCTgtgtaagaaaatgaaaaggcaaaatcAACTTAATGCTCAAAATATGATCATATTGAATGCACTGAAGTATGTACTTACCTTAGACGAAAAAGGAGACCGAACACCTTCCTGTGTAATGTacaacttcaaaatttcagGAGACAGATTTTGAGGGTACCCAAAGTCCATGATTTCTACGGGGAAATTTACATCAGTAGTCAACAGTCGGTTATAAGAACAGATAGTGCTAATAATCTGACATAATTACAAAGATTAATAAGACAAGTGTTTTGTAAGAGCACccacaaagaaacaaaatccCAGGATAGGTTACAGTAAGAACCCGACATATCCTGCACCATTTACTAAGCaaatataaacataaacaaCAACAGCTTTTGTCCCCTTAAATGCATGCCATTGATGATCCAAGAATCAAATGGACGCACATACATCCACACGCAAAAACAGAAAGAACATTTATATCCAGAACGTTGTCCAAAAATTGTCTCTAACAGTTCATCAGCATCCTCTATAGGCACATGATATTAATCAAACACCAAAATCATTGATATGATAAAATATAAAGCATGCCCTGAAATGATTTTAGACTGGGTATAATAAATCAACCTGATAGGTCAATGCTAATTTCTTTCGtctctttaattattttcttcagTGCATAGCAGTTTAGTACTATAAACTCTCCATTTCTACAATTAGTTTATCACTGTAGTGAGTAAATCAAACAAAAGGATAACTTCTAATAGCTTCTTTGCTTAAAGCAACAGAAACTAAACACATACCATCCAAAAGTTCATATATTAGCACGAAGTTATTCCTAATTGCATCCTCATCAAAGGCGCCACCAAAATAAGATTTAAATAGAGCAACAGCCTGTTTCACAAAAACATCAGAAGGTCAAACCACTTGTCAAAAACACTAAAATGGAGCATGAAAACATGAACACATACTTAGCCTAATCAAATTACCCAGAGGTGCAAAGACAAAgataaagagaagaagaagcagcCTAAAGGGTAAGAAGCAAGTAGCTCTTTGAAAGAACAAGGGCAAAGAGAGCCatttgaagccaaaaaaaaaaaggaataataGTATGAAGTTGAGTAGTTCGTcaggcagaaaaaaaaaaattttgaggctAAAACATTTGACTATTTGAGATTCAATGACTGCATAACGGCCCTCTGAGATAGTAATTGTCTAAACCTGATGCATAATCACCACGAGATATTTTGATTGCACCAAATACCACAGAAAAAGAGATGTGGGCATCATTGTTTTCTATATGTAAAGTTCATTTCATCGTCCAACAATTGAGGAAACTGGAAAGCTTAAAACATTGGCCTCAACTATGAACATTACCAGTGTTATGATAGAAGTTCTTAAGAAGTTAAATATAGCAATTTTTCCCAAACCTAACCAACTTACCTCCACAATGAACTTGAATGCGCAAGCAACATTGGCATTACTGCTAACGACAATCACAATGTACACATTGCTAATTCTCATGTATATGAAAGAGCAACCACCAATCTGCCGCACAGGACATGTACCAAGTTCCTTTGTTTGCATTATATGCATTCTGAAAGCATCCACCATGTTTCCCCTAAAAAAGTACTCAAAGTTAGTAGAGTGGTTGAGATATggttagaaaaaagaaataagactTTCTATAGAAATATATCCACTGAGACGAATCAGAAAATAAAGATGGATGTAGATTAATTCATTAAGAAACCAATGCAAACAAATGATGACCATATGCGCTCATATGAAGGTGGAGACTCACTTGATAATGAATTATTTGCCTATCCCATAGGAGCAAGAAGTTGagacataaataaataaacttgagacataaataaatacataaatacataaatatatatatatatatatatgtatatatatatatatatatatatatatatatatatatatatatatatatatatatatattaaggcTATTCAAATTGCAAAGGTAAATgttcaagtttctaaatttgTTTCTAAATTAGATAATCTGTTACGAACTCAAAAAATATAAGATGCAAAAAGTTGCCTCAGTTACATAAGTGAAAATCTCAAAGTTCCTAAATTTGATAATCCATTACTGTctcaaaaaatataatataatatataaaaagttgTCTCAGTTATAGAAGTGAAAATATAAATGGTCAAATTTTAATATGCGCATGTGCattcaagtttctaaatttgATCATCTGCTATGATCTCCATAACACAAGATGCAAAAAGTGATCTCTATAATGAAAGTTAAATGTTTAAACTTCATATCCTaatatctttaaaaaaatatatcaaaagatGTATAAAATCTCCTAAATGAGGCATTCTATAAGTATACTGTTAATGCTTTTTACACAGGCAATGCAACCTCACCACAATGCACGTTGACCTTTCATTTTTACAAGCCACGTTGACATGTTCATTCATTTTGAACAAATACAAGCAGAAAAGGGGATCTAAGAACCTAAAAGGGGAGAAAGATGTTCAGATGGCACCTGTATTCTGCTGGTAGAGAGAAAATTGACTGAGAAATCCTAAACTTTGCAGTTCATCCCAATGCCAATGATGATAACTATTTTAGGCTTAGTTCTGGGGTTTGCAACAAATATTATATGAGTTTTGACAGTCTAGTCCCTAAGTGCCGGTTCCATGGCCCAGAAATGTACAGTAGATGaggaaaaaaacttttaatttttaatttgatccCTCTTAATCAaactagaaattaaaaaaagaaagaccgtGGGGCAAATTTCCAGAAGGATGTTTCTGAAAACTTCATCTCACCCACGAGAAACCCTGGACCAAAAAAATGCCTGTTAGGGCTGAAGAGAGAGAACCCACCATCATCACGTACTTGATAAAATAAGATTGGCATTTCAAAGATGCTTGTAAGTTCAATCGCAGGTTCGGGATGAATTCATGCTAAACtaagaacaagataaatttggtttgaagattttTATGTCAATCCCTTAACATTCTTCATGTtaaataaaaacagaattttatgacaaaaaaagagGATCCAGGTTTTATGCCAGGGTCATGACCAACGAGGATATTGTTCCACATCTATGTGATCGGATCAGACTTCATCAGTCTGCACTTGAgtgtcaaattcaaatccaagttcaGGAATGAAACGTCGCGTGTGATTCAAAACTAACTAGCAATGGACTCAAAATTTCTCTATCAAAATGGAGCTTGAAATTAAAATCAGTATTTGTCAATCAAAGACATTGGGTCAGCATTTATTCACATGAATTGATAATCAGCTCCATATGGATGTACATCCAATTTATTTACGTCCCTCCCTGGAATTAATTCAAGACCGGAGTGTGGGCGGGTGCACAAGAGACCAAACGCGGCCCAGAATTGATGAGCATTGAAGTGGTCAGTGATGAGCATCGCTTACATGATaaagaatttgaaaagaaaaatgacatagGTGGTTGTTGCCATCAATTCCATCCCATCATTCCCATGCTATTAAACTAGGAAAGATATTTCCAGGAATCTTTATCTAATCTCATCACACACTCAGCAAAAATGGAATGGGCAGCAAATTTCCCATTCCATCATTCCTGGAAACATCTTTCCAGAAACTTAATTCCAGTTTAAGATTTCCAACATCTGTTTATCAGCATTTATTTACATGAATTGATAATCAGCTCCATATGGATGTACATCCAATTTATTTACGTCCCTCCCTGGAATTAATTCAAGACTGGAGTGTGTGGGGGTGCATAGGAGATCAAACGCGGCCCAGAATTGATGAGCATTGAAGTGGCCAGTGATGAGCATCGCTTAcatgataaaaaatttgaaaagaaatatgACATAGGTGGTTGTTGCCATCAATTCCATCCCATGCTATTAAACTAGGAAAGATATTTCCAGGAATCTTTATCTAATCTCATCACACACTCAGCAAAAATGGAATGGGCAGCAAATTTCCCATTCCATCATTCCTGGAAACATCTTTCCAGAAACTTAATTGCAGTTTAAGATTTCAAAACTATCAAACTATAcctaaattcatgaaattctgTTATTGAGGCAAATCAGATTCCAATAAATAAGTATAAGAAGTCTATATATTTAGGAAAAGAATCGTGTGATCATATCAATGACCCATTCACTGGCGTTTGGAGTCAAATAGCTGCCATAGGCATCTATCAACATGTGTTCATACAGGCATCGTCCAACAAATGATAGCCCCTAGAGACATCAGCTTGGACTTTGTAACAAATATCTATTCTACAATTCTAGCCAATTTCTAAGACCAATCCTCTaggtataaaaaaaaattctacacTTTTCTGCGGTTGCAGTTTTCCAGACACAAGTCCCTACTCAGTGATACTGAAGCATGCAAACAGCCCGGCCATCATAAGGACCTGTTATCGCTATTATCCCATTTTCAGTTCTAGAAATTGCCAACCAATTCACCACACGTCAATGCAATTAAATAAGACCTGAGAAATTTCCACTCAGCAAACGAAAGGACTTCCATCTGTTTATCTATTGTGGACCTACTGCCGATGAACTGACTGACTTTGCCTCGACGTTGAGACTGTGGTTCCATTTCCACATATTGTTTCTGTTATATAATAGATAAGGGCGAGAAAAATAGCAGCTCAGAGTATATCCATTTGGCATCTTATTCCCATTGGGCATGTTAATCTTTGGATTTCCACCAGGGATGTTAGCTTTCTAGATAACTTACCTAAGTATAAGAAAAACACCTTATGTTTTGCCTTGGTTCATGGAGGGTATACTTTTGGCTGCCATCAGCCTTGCAACCTTAGACACTACTGTTGAAATTCTTCTATTCCTCCACCTGCAGTATTCTAAGTTAGATATCAAATCTCAAACTGCATTTGCGGGAAACAGGATAAAACCTCAACCATTTCACAAAAAAAGTCCGTAATCCACAAATACTATTCCGTAAGGAA
Protein-coding regions in this window:
- the LOC116253058 gene encoding AP-2 complex subunit mu codes for the protein MPVAASAIYFLNLRGDVLINRLYRDDVGGNMVDAFRMHIMQTKELGTCPVRQIGGCSFIYMRISNVYIVIVVSSNANVACAFKFIVEAVALFKSYFGGAFDEDAIRNNFVLIYELLDEIMDFGYPQNLSPEILKLYITQEGVRSPFSSKPTDKPVPNATLQVTGAVGWRREGLVYKKNEVFLDIVESVNLLMSSKGIVLRCDVTGKILMKCFLSGMPDLKLGLNDKIGLEKESQLKSRPAKSGKTIELDDVTFHQCVNLTRFNAEKTVSFVPPDGEFELMKYRITEGVNLPFRVLPTIKELGRTRMEVNVKVKSIFGAKMFALGVVVKVPVPKQTAKTSFQVTSGRAKYNASIDCLVWKIRKFPGQTESTMSAEVELISTMGEKKSWTRPPIQMEFQVPMFTASGLRVRFLKVWEKSGYNTVEWVRYITKAGSYEIRC